The following are encoded together in the Clostridium sp. BJN0013 genome:
- a CDS encoding MazG-like family protein — translation MNVLKLKLMVLRKLIDSKGNKIDNRTMTWENWKDKVLEEAGELCRALSSGNKKDIMEEVLDVIQVGIGILAKLFREKVDIPQGLHRHNKKLIDRGCEACGEIRFNVSRK, via the coding sequence GTGAACGTATTGAAACTAAAACTAATGGTACTTAGGAAGCTGATAGACAGTAAAGGTAATAAAATAGACAACCGTACAATGACCTGGGAGAATTGGAAAGATAAAGTTTTAGAAGAAGCAGGAGAGTTATGCAGAGCTCTCTCTTCTGGGAATAAGAAAGACATAATGGAAGAGGTGTTGGATGTTATTCAGGTGGGCATAGGAATTTTAGCGAAGTTGTTTAGAGAGAAAGTTGATATACCCCAAGGGCTTCATAGGCATAATAAAAAGCTTATAGATAGGGGTTGTGAGGCTTGTGGGGAGATTAGATTTAATGTTAGCAGGAAGTAG